TCACTCATGTTTTATTAGAAAATTTTTTTAATAAAGTCTCTTTAATTTGATTAGAAATCGTTTTAATATTTTGTGATGCAGATATTATTTTCCAGTTTTTTTCTTTGGCAATTACTTTGAAGCCTGCATTTACTTTTTCTAAAAATCTAATACCTTCAGATTCTATTCTATCTGGAATTTTATTTTTTCTTCGCAAGATACTTTCTTCTGGAGAAATTTCTAAGAAGAAAGTTAGGTCAGGATATTCTCCTTGACACACAATAGATTCAATATTTTTAATTATTTCTAAATTTATGTTTCTTCCATAACCTTGATAAGCCAGAGTTGAATCGGCAAATCTATCACTTATCACCCAATCATTGTTATTTAAGGCAGGTGAAATAATTTTTGAGATATGTTCAGCTCTATCAGCTGAATAAAGCAATAATTCAGCAAGCGATGAAGGCTTGTTATTCTTATTGTTATCAAGGATCAGTCCTCTAAGTTTTTTGCCTAACAGGCTTCCTCCTGGCTCTCTTGTTGTGATTAATTTAGACCCTTTTTTTATTAGACCACTATTAGGTAGCCATTTAGATAATTCATCTATCTGAGTAGTCTTACCACATCCATCAATACCTTCAATAACAATAAATTTTCCTTTCATTTACTCCAAAGATAAAGCATTAATTACAACTGTAATAGAGCTAGTAGCCATTAATAATGCTGCTATTGAGGGAGTAAGAAGAATGCCATATTTAGGGAATAAAATTCCAGCGGCTATTGGTATAGCTAGTAAGTTGTAACCAAAAGCCCATATTAGATTCTGCTTTATTTTTCTTATAGTTTTTTTTGCAAGATTTAATGCGTAGGGTAATCCATTTAATTGATCTCCCATCAATACAACATCTGCATTTGCCTTAGCTATTTGAGTTCCTGAGCCCACCGCAATTCCTAAGTCTGAGGATGCTAACGCTGGGACATCATTAATTCCATCACCAATCATAGCTACTTTATTATTGATTTTTAAATTTTCTATAGTCTTAAGTTTCATTTGAGGAAGAAGATCCCATTTTACTTCGGTTTCTTTACAACCAATTTTTTTTGCTAAAGCTAAAACTGTTTGTTTTCTATCTCCACTTAAAATATTAATTTTAAATTTGTTTTCTCTTAATTTTTGAACTGTTTTTATTGAATCCTCTCTGAGTAAATCTCCTAACAAGATAAAGCCTAATAACTTATCGTTTATACTTACTCCAATGATTGTATTCGATTGTGTCTCTTCGTTTTCAATTACTTTTTTTGCATTACTATCAATAATTATTCCTTTGCTGAGTAGCCATTCAATATTTCCAATATTGATAAGTCCATCAATTGAATCAAGTTCCCCAGATATACCTCTACCTGAATGGGTGAAAATTTTTTTTATTGGAAATAAATTTAAGTTTTGTTTTTGAGCCTCTTGAATCAATGCATTTGCTATTGGATGTCTGCTTTCCTTTTCTAAACTAGCAGCTATTCTTAATAAGAATGAATGATCATTATTATTTTTATAATCAACAATAAAAGGCTTACCTTTTGTTAACGTACCCGTCTTATCAAAGATAATATGATTAATTTTTGAAGCAATCTCTATTTTGTCACCTCCTTTAAATAAAACCCCTTTTTTTGCTGCTTTACCTGATGCGACAGTGATTACTGTTGGTGTGGCTAAACCTAATGCACAAGGACAAGCTATTACTAAAACAGCAATTGACAATTGAATTGCTAAACTCAGGAAACTCTCAGCATTACTACCAAGAGAACTATGAAGTGTGTGGCTTGAGTTTGTTATAAATTGATGATGATTAGGACTTAATAAATCAGGCCAAATGTATTTGGCCCCCTTCCACCAAAAAAAGAAACTTAAAGTGGCAAATATAAGTACAAAGTAAGTAAATTTGCCTGCAATTTTATCGGCAATTCTTTGAATGGGAGGTTTATTAGCGTTTACAGACTCAATAAGACTTACTAGTTTTGCAAGCGAAGAATCACCTCCCACTTTTTGTACTTTTAGTTTAAGAGTGGAATTAAGGTTTAAAGATCCACTGGATAAATTCTCGCCTTCTTTTACTTCGATAGGTTTTGATTCTCCAGTAATATGTGAGACATCAACATATGAATTCCCTTGAGTAACAATGCAGTCAGCGGGTACTCTGTCTCCTGCTAAAACTTGAATCTCTTGATTAGGTTTTAAAGTATTTACTCTTATTGACTTTATTTGATTATCTTCTGTGTAGATATTTGCCATTTCAGGTTGAAGTTCTAATAACTCTCCAATGGATGAGCCAGTTTGATATCTAGCTCTTTCTTCTAAGAAACGCCCAATCAGTATAAATCCCAATAACATGACTGGTTCATTAAAAAAACAAGGGAAACCAGTAGCAGGGAATATTAAGGATAGAAGGCTTGTTGTATATGCGCTAGTTACTCCAAGAGCTACTAAAGAATCCATATCCGGACGGTTCTTTATAAAAGCTTTAAATCCATTAATAATTATTCCTCTTCCAGGCAATAATAAAGCTAATGTTGCTAATAAGGCGTGAAAAAATATATTGCCTAGTATTGGAAAATTTATATATCTACCTTCTGCTAGATGACCTAAACCCGAAAAGAGCAAAAGTAATAGAGCAAAAGTTAGTTTTTGCCATTGGTTATTCCATTTCTTTTTTTTTTCTAACTCTGCTTGATTTATTTTTTTTGAAAAATCATTTATGTAGATCTTTGATGGGAATCCATTATCTTTTAGGTTTTCGAGAACTGTTTCTATTTCTACATGTTTCTGGTTAATTTCAAAATATGCACTTTCAGTGAGTAAGTTAACAGAAACATTTGTAATACCATCAGAATTATTTAATATTTTTTCAACAGTACTAACGCAACCCCCGCACTTCATCCCTGTAATGCTTAATTGAATGCTCTCCATATTTTTCACGATAGGAGCAAATTAATGCTTGACTTTATTTTCATCTATAATAATAAATGTAATAGACTTTTTAAATAGTTAATTTTTAAATTACTATATTAATTTTATTAGATCTAAAGCAGTGCCTAGTAATCAAAACAGAGACAATTTTATTGATAAAGCTTTTACAGTAATTGCTGAATCTATAGTTAAAATAATGCCCATTGCAGAGAAAGAGAAAAAAGCCTATATCTATTATAGAGATGGCC
This window of the Prochlorococcus sp. MIT 1314 genome carries:
- the tmk gene encoding dTMP kinase, with translation MKGKFIVIEGIDGCGKTTQIDELSKWLPNSGLIKKGSKLITTREPGGSLLGKKLRGLILDNNKNNKPSSLAELLLYSADRAEHISKIISPALNNNDWVISDRFADSTLAYQGYGRNINLEIIKNIESIVCQGEYPDLTFFLEISPEESILRRKNKIPDRIESEGIRFLEKVNAGFKVIAKEKNWKIISASQNIKTISNQIKETLLKKFSNKT
- a CDS encoding cation-translocating P-type ATPase → MESIQLSITGMKCGGCVSTVEKILNNSDGITNVSVNLLTESAYFEINQKHVEIETVLENLKDNGFPSKIYINDFSKKINQAELEKKKKWNNQWQKLTFALLLLLFSGLGHLAEGRYINFPILGNIFFHALLATLALLLPGRGIIINGFKAFIKNRPDMDSLVALGVTSAYTTSLLSLIFPATGFPCFFNEPVMLLGFILIGRFLEERARYQTGSSIGELLELQPEMANIYTEDNQIKSIRVNTLKPNQEIQVLAGDRVPADCIVTQGNSYVDVSHITGESKPIEVKEGENLSSGSLNLNSTLKLKVQKVGGDSSLAKLVSLIESVNANKPPIQRIADKIAGKFTYFVLIFATLSFFFWWKGAKYIWPDLLSPNHHQFITNSSHTLHSSLGSNAESFLSLAIQLSIAVLVIACPCALGLATPTVITVASGKAAKKGVLFKGGDKIEIASKINHIIFDKTGTLTKGKPFIVDYKNNNDHSFLLRIAASLEKESRHPIANALIQEAQKQNLNLFPIKKIFTHSGRGISGELDSIDGLINIGNIEWLLSKGIIIDSNAKKVIENEETQSNTIIGVSINDKLLGFILLGDLLREDSIKTVQKLRENKFKINILSGDRKQTVLALAKKIGCKETEVKWDLLPQMKLKTIENLKINNKVAMIGDGINDVPALASSDLGIAVGSGTQIAKANADVVLMGDQLNGLPYALNLAKKTIRKIKQNLIWAFGYNLLAIPIAAGILFPKYGILLTPSIAALLMATSSITVVINALSLE